The Pantoea vagans genome contains the following window.
GTTAGAGTTAGTTGGACTGGCGGATAAACACGACAGCTGGCCAGCCAATCTCTCTGGCGGTCAAAAGCAGCGTGTCGCCATTGCGCGTGCACTGGCAAGTAACCCGAAAGTTCTGCTGTGTGACGAAGCCACCAGTGCACTGGACCCGGCCACCACGCGTTCAATCCTCGAACTGCTGAAAGACATCAACCGCCGTCTTGGTATTACCATTCTGTTGATCACGCACGAAATGGACGTGGTAAAACGCATCTGCGATCAGGTTGCGGTAATCAGTAATGGTGAGTTGATTGAGAAAGACAGCGTCAGCGAAGTGTTCTCGCACCCTAAAACTCCGCTGGCTCAGCAATTCATTCAGTCCACGCTCCATCTGGATATCCCGGACGATTATCAGCAGCGTATGACACCACAAGCCACCGCCGAGAGTGTGCCTCTGCTGCGCCTGGAATTCACCGGCAAATCGGTAGATGCGCCGCTGCTTTCTGAAGCCGCTCGCCGTTTTAATGTGAATAACAACATCATCAGTGCCCAAATGGATTACGCCGGTGGCGTGAAGTTCGGCATCATGCTGGCCGAAATGGATGGCAGTGAAACAGATACACAGGCAGCGATCGCCTGGCTGCAAGAAAATCATGTGAAAGTAGAGGTACTGGGTTATGTCTGAAGCGATGATGTGGTTACTGACGCGTGGCGTCTGGGAAACGCTGATGATGACCTTTGTCTCCGGTTTCTTTGGTTTTGTTCTTGGCCTGCCAGTAGGCGTGTTGCTGTACGTTACGCGCCCAGGACAGATTCTGGCGAATGGTGCGCTTTATCGCGTGTTGTCTGCGCTGGTGAATATCTTCCGCTCAATTCCCTTCATTATTCTGCTGGTATGGATGATTCCGTTCACGCGCGCCATTGTGGGCACCTCGATTGGTCTACAGGCCGCCATTGTGCCACTGACGGTCGGCGCGGCTCCCTTTATTGCACGTATGGTTGAGAACGCCTTGCTGGAGCTGCCTACCGGTTTGATTGAAGCCTCACGCGCCATGGGCGCCACCCCGCTGCAAATCGTGCGTAAGGTGTTGCTGCCGGAAGCCCTGCCGGGTCTGGTGAATGCCGCTACAATTACCCTGATTACGCTGGTCGGCTATTCCGCCATGGGCGGTGCCGTGGGTGCTGGCGGTCTGGGTCAGATTGGTTATCAGTACGGTTACATTGGCTATAACGCCACCGTGATGAATACCGTACTGATTTTACTGGTTGTTCTGGTGTACTTAATTCAGTTCTGTGGCGACCGCATTGTACGTGCTGTGTCCCATAAATAAGCAAACAACATCAATAGTCCTCTATTAAGGAAAGGATATGTCTTTCACATTTAAAAAGATTGCCGCTGTGGGTGCTCTGATTGGCGCAATTGCGCTGGCAGGATGCGATCAGAAAGCTAAAGATCCAAACCACATCAAAGTGGGTGTGATTGTCGGTGCTGAGCAGCAGGTTGCAGAAACCGCTGTTAAAGTTGCCAAAGAGAAATATGGCCTGGATGTCGAACTCGTGACGTTCAACGACTATGTGCTGCCAAACGAAGCACTGAGCAAAGGCGATATTGATGTTAATGCCTTCCAGCACAAACCGTACCTGGACCAGCAGATCAAAGATCGTGGTTATAAGCTGGTTCCAGTCGGCAACACCTTTGTTTACCCGATTGCTGGCTACTCGAAAAAAATCAAATCTCTGGATGAACTGCAAAACGGTGCGCAGATTGCTATCCCTAACGATCCAACCAACCTTGGTCGTTCTCTGCTGCTGCTGCAGAAAGTGGGCCTGATCAAACTGAAGGATGGCGTTGGCCTGCTGCCAACCTCACTGGATATCGTTGAGAACCCGAAAAACCTGAAGATTGTTGAGCTGGAAGCGCCGCAGCTGCCACGTTCACTGGACGACCAACAAATCGCCCTGGCCGTGATCAATACCACCTACGCTAGCCAGATTGGCCTGACGCCAGCGAAAGATGGCATCTTTGTGGAAGATAAAGATTCTCCATACGTCAACCTGATCGTCAGCCGTGAAGATAATAAAGATGCGGAGAACGTGAAGAAATTTGTTCAGGCTTATCAGTCTGATGAAGTTTCAGAAGCCGCGAATAAAATCTTCAACGGCGGTGCAGTGAAAGGCTGGTAATTTTCTCCTTTCATGCCATGCAGGGCGGCTTCGGCCGCCCTTTCTTTTTGCTGACTTGTTATTTAATCCGGTCCTTGATTCAATAACGCCACTTTTTATTTATGAGGATGTTGATATGCGTTTTTTACCGCTCTGCTTGTTGGCATTAATGCTAACAGGGTGTGTACGTGAATATCACCCGATAAGCAGCGCCCCAGTTCGTCCACAGGCGTCATCCAGCGAACCTGAACGCAAACCCACTCCACGCCCTGCGCCGG
Protein-coding sequences here:
- the metN gene encoding methionine ABC transporter ATP-binding protein MetN; amino-acid sequence: MIKLENITKVFQQGSRTIQALSNVSLHVPAGQIYGVIGSSGAGKSTLIRCVNLLERPTSGRVLVDGQELTALSSGQLTLARRQIGMIFQHFNLMNSRTVSGNVALPLELGNLSRDQIKKRVTELLELVGLADKHDSWPANLSGGQKQRVAIARALASNPKVLLCDEATSALDPATTRSILELLKDINRRLGITILLITHEMDVVKRICDQVAVISNGELIEKDSVSEVFSHPKTPLAQQFIQSTLHLDIPDDYQQRMTPQATAESVPLLRLEFTGKSVDAPLLSEAARRFNVNNNIISAQMDYAGGVKFGIMLAEMDGSETDTQAAIAWLQENHVKVEVLGYV
- a CDS encoding methionine ABC transporter permease MetI, producing the protein MSEAMMWLLTRGVWETLMMTFVSGFFGFVLGLPVGVLLYVTRPGQILANGALYRVLSALVNIFRSIPFIILLVWMIPFTRAIVGTSIGLQAAIVPLTVGAAPFIARMVENALLELPTGLIEASRAMGATPLQIVRKVLLPEALPGLVNAATITLITLVGYSAMGGAVGAGGLGQIGYQYGYIGYNATVMNTVLILLVVLVYLIQFCGDRIVRAVSHK
- a CDS encoding MetQ/NlpA family lipoprotein, whose product is MSFTFKKIAAVGALIGAIALAGCDQKAKDPNHIKVGVIVGAEQQVAETAVKVAKEKYGLDVELVTFNDYVLPNEALSKGDIDVNAFQHKPYLDQQIKDRGYKLVPVGNTFVYPIAGYSKKIKSLDELQNGAQIAIPNDPTNLGRSLLLLQKVGLIKLKDGVGLLPTSLDIVENPKNLKIVELEAPQLPRSLDDQQIALAVINTTYASQIGLTPAKDGIFVEDKDSPYVNLIVSREDNKDAENVKKFVQAYQSDEVSEAANKIFNGGAVKGW